In Fluviicola taffensis DSM 16823, the following are encoded in one genomic region:
- a CDS encoding ATP-dependent Clp protease ATP-binding subunit produces the protein MEAKFSPRVKDVLSFSREEALRLGNDFIGVEHFLLGILREGEGNAVRILTGFNLDLPKLKTELEKPLLDASKSNSTAGANIPLVKQAERLLKITYLEAKLFKSPMIGTEHLLLSMLKDEDSVVCSVLNRYGVNYNTVHEELENMVDENKLPRAEMSSSSEDDDQTFGASQRKATDPKSKTPVLDNFGRDLTKMAEAGKLDPIVGREKEIERVSQILSRRKKNNPILIGEPGVGKSAIAEGLALRIVQRKVSRILFNKRIVSLDLASMVAGTKYRGQFEERMKAVMAEIEKNPDIILFIDEIHTIIGAGGASGSLDASNMFKPALARGEMQAIGATTLDEYRQYIEKDGALERRFQKVLIEPTTIDETVQILNNIKERYEDHHMVSYTPEAIAACVKLTERYITDRHLPDKAIDALDEVGSRVHITNINVPQEIIDIEQEIEELKDQKNEVIKSQQYEKAAELRDSERKLQDRLEDAKKRWEDDSKAKRVVVTEEDVAEVVSMMCGIPVTRVAQTEMGKLATMSEELQGKVIGQQEAVEKVVKAIQRNRAGLKDPNKPIGSFFFLGPTGVGKTQLAKVLAKYLFDTEDALIRIDMSEYMEKFSISRLVGAPPGYVGYEEGGQLTEKVRRKPYSIILLDEIEKAHPDVFNLLLQALDDGHMTDGLGRKIDFKNTILIMTSNIGARQLADFGAGVGFGTKSQTDQRDENAKTVIQNALRKAFSPEFLNRIDDMIIFHSLTRENIHKIIDLELVKLFDRIAALGYQASMTDKAKDFIVDKGYDEKFGARPLKRAIQKYIEDPLAEEIIKTNLQEGDSIVLDIDEANIALKITIGKGKSKATKK, from the coding sequence ATGGAAGCAAAATTTTCACCCCGCGTAAAAGACGTACTGAGCTTCAGTAGAGAAGAGGCTTTGCGTTTGGGAAATGATTTTATTGGGGTAGAACATTTTTTGCTTGGAATTTTGCGAGAAGGAGAAGGGAATGCCGTTCGAATTCTTACTGGGTTTAATTTGGATTTACCGAAATTGAAAACAGAATTAGAAAAACCGTTGCTGGATGCTTCAAAATCTAATTCGACTGCTGGAGCGAATATTCCGCTGGTAAAACAGGCAGAACGTTTGTTAAAAATAACTTATTTGGAAGCTAAATTGTTCAAGAGTCCTATGATAGGTACAGAACATTTGTTACTTTCGATGTTAAAGGATGAAGATTCCGTAGTTTGCAGCGTCTTAAATCGCTACGGAGTAAATTATAATACAGTTCACGAGGAATTAGAAAACATGGTCGACGAAAATAAATTACCAAGAGCAGAAATGTCATCGTCTTCTGAAGATGATGATCAAACATTTGGAGCGAGCCAAAGAAAAGCTACAGACCCTAAATCTAAAACACCTGTTTTGGATAATTTCGGTCGTGACTTAACGAAAATGGCAGAAGCTGGAAAGCTTGACCCAATTGTAGGGCGTGAAAAAGAAATTGAGCGGGTGTCTCAAATTTTGTCACGTAGAAAGAAAAATAATCCAATTTTGATTGGTGAACCAGGGGTTGGTAAAAGTGCCATCGCTGAAGGTTTAGCATTGCGAATTGTGCAACGTAAAGTTTCACGTATTTTGTTTAATAAACGTATTGTATCTTTGGATTTAGCTTCAATGGTTGCGGGAACAAAATACCGCGGACAGTTTGAAGAGCGTATGAAAGCTGTAATGGCTGAAATCGAAAAGAATCCAGATATCATCTTGTTTATTGATGAAATTCACACCATTATTGGTGCTGGAGGAGCAAGTGGTTCGTTGGATGCTTCAAATATGTTTAAACCAGCTTTGGCTCGCGGTGAAATGCAGGCTATTGGTGCAACAACTTTGGATGAGTACAGACAATACATTGAAAAAGATGGTGCTTTAGAGCGTCGTTTCCAAAAAGTATTGATTGAACCAACAACAATCGATGAAACTGTTCAAATCTTGAATAACATCAAAGAACGTTACGAAGATCACCACATGGTTAGTTATACTCCAGAAGCAATTGCTGCTTGTGTGAAATTGACTGAACGTTATATTACAGATCGTCATTTACCAGATAAAGCAATCGATGCCTTAGATGAAGTAGGTTCTCGTGTTCACATTACAAACATCAATGTTCCTCAAGAAATTATTGATATTGAACAAGAAATTGAAGAGCTAAAAGATCAGAAGAACGAAGTTATTAAATCGCAGCAATACGAGAAAGCAGCTGAGTTACGTGATTCTGAACGCAAATTGCAAGACCGATTGGAGGATGCTAAAAAGCGTTGGGAAGACGATTCTAAAGCAAAAAGAGTAGTAGTTACTGAAGAAGATGTTGCTGAGGTTGTTTCTATGATGTGTGGAATTCCAGTGACGCGAGTTGCACAAACAGAAATGGGCAAATTGGCGACCATGTCTGAAGAACTTCAAGGAAAAGTAATCGGACAACAGGAAGCTGTTGAAAAAGTGGTTAAAGCAATTCAACGAAATAGAGCAGGATTGAAAGATCCGAATAAACCAATTGGTTCATTTTTCTTCCTAGGACCAACAGGTGTCGGAAAAACACAATTGGCAAAAGTGCTTGCAAAGTATTTATTTGATACAGAAGATGCGTTGATTCGTATTGATATGTCTGAATACATGGAGAAATTCTCGATATCAAGATTGGTTGGAGCGCCTCCGGGATACGTTGGGTATGAAGAGGGAGGACAGTTGACTGAAAAAGTGAGACGTAAACCGTATTCAATCATTTTATTGGATGAGATTGAAAAAGCACATCCAGATGTATTCAATTTGTTACTTCAAGCATTGGATGATGGGCACATGACGGATGGTTTGGGTCGTAAGATTGACTTTAAAAATACCATTCTGATTATGACTTCAAATATTGGTGCTCGTCAGTTAGCTGATTTTGGTGCAGGAGTAGGATTCGGAACAAAATCACAAACAGATCAACGTGATGAAAATGCAAAAACAGTGATTCAAAATGCATTGCGTAAAGCATTCTCTCCAGAATTCTTGAATCGTATTGATGACATGATTATTTTCCATTCATTGACTCGCGAAAACATTCACAAAATCATTGATTTGGAGTTGGTTAAATTGTTTGATCGTATTGCGGCATTGGGTTACCAAGCTTCAATGACTGATAAAGCAAAAGATTTCATTGTAGACAAAGGATACGATGAGAAATTTGGGGCTCGTCCATTGAAAAGAGCGATTCAGAAGTATATCGAGGATCCATTGGCAGAGGAAATCATCAAAACAAATTTGCAAGAAGGAGATTCAATTGTTTTGGATATCGATGAGGCAAATATCGCTTTGAAAATTACCATCGGAAAAGGTAAATCGAAAGCAACAAAAAAGTAA
- a CDS encoding tetratricopeptide repeat protein: MNYLNITKGTLLAGITLISSLSFAQKRVETDAALAFGKSEAAQQSGDLAEAKKQVLKARESIDIAAVNPETEKSPKTLFFKGEIYTTMLMFKMLGDAEFNKSVPEDAKDIAVKAYKESFTLSPKYHDQIKTSVGNIQQMLYATGKAAFDAKQYKLAESAFITSSEYTSTINVIDTMGIFYAGLSAENDTNWVKAAEYYKRCADLSYMPNEIYKMTALAYIRGGENAKAIEFLKQAIQKSPKDKYLYFAWGSIAIDMKDDQAVIDNLNKAVEIDPQYSDAYYNLGSYFSGKGLELREKASGLPANATKESNELLDKSLEFYRLAMDPLEKYIAIVPKDTTVLSSLMKIARALKMPEKEAKYKQMLEAAK, encoded by the coding sequence ATGAATTATTTGAATATAACTAAAGGAACACTTCTAGCAGGAATCACATTGATTTCCTCACTTTCTTTTGCTCAAAAAAGAGTTGAAACAGATGCTGCATTGGCATTCGGCAAATCAGAAGCAGCACAACAAAGCGGCGATTTAGCAGAAGCAAAAAAGCAAGTTTTGAAAGCTCGAGAGTCTATTGATATTGCAGCTGTAAATCCTGAGACAGAAAAAAGCCCAAAAACACTTTTCTTCAAAGGTGAAATCTATACAACCATGCTCATGTTTAAAATGCTTGGTGATGCAGAATTCAATAAAAGTGTTCCAGAGGATGCAAAAGATATTGCAGTGAAAGCTTACAAGGAGTCTTTTACTTTGTCACCAAAGTATCATGATCAAATTAAAACGAGTGTAGGAAATATTCAGCAAATGCTATACGCTACTGGAAAAGCTGCATTCGATGCTAAACAGTATAAATTGGCAGAAAGTGCGTTCATTACTTCATCTGAATACACTTCTACTATCAATGTAATTGATACAATGGGAATTTTTTACGCAGGTTTATCTGCAGAAAATGACACCAATTGGGTGAAAGCTGCTGAGTACTACAAAAGATGTGCTGATTTAAGCTACATGCCGAATGAAATTTACAAAATGACTGCTTTGGCTTATATCAGAGGTGGTGAGAATGCAAAAGCAATCGAATTTTTGAAACAAGCAATCCAAAAATCTCCAAAAGATAAGTACTTGTATTTTGCTTGGGGGTCAATTGCTATTGATATGAAAGATGATCAAGCTGTGATTGATAACTTGAACAAAGCTGTTGAGATTGATCCTCAATATTCAGATGCTTATTACAACTTAGGAAGTTATTTCTCTGGAAAAGGATTGGAATTACGTGAAAAAGCAAGTGGTTTACCTGCAAATGCAACAAAAGAATCCAATGAATTATTGGACAAAAGCTTAGAGTTTTATCGCTTAGCAATGGATCCGTTGGAAAAATACATTGCAATTGTACCAAAAGACACAACAGTTTTAAGTAGTTTAATGAAAATTGCTCGTGCACTTAAAATGCCAGAAAAAGAAGCAAAATACAAGCAAATGCTTGAGGCTGCGAAATAA
- the gyrA gene encoding DNA gyrase subunit A produces the protein MADGEKIIQINIEDEMKSAYIDYSMSVIVSRALPDVRDGFKPVHRRVLYGMQDLGVYSNRPYKKSARIVGEVLGKYHPHGDSSVYDTMVRMAQSWSLRYPLVDGQGNFGSVDGDSPAAMRYTEARLRKIAEEMLDDLEKETVDFAPNFDDSLQEPTVLPSKIPNLLVNGASGIAVGMATNMAPHNLGEVVDAIIGYVDNKDIEDEELLQFVKAPDFPTGGIIYGVDGARDALLTGRGRIVIRAKAEIEESGGREQIIVTEIPYQVNKADMIKKTADLVNDKKIEGISDIRDESDRNGMRIVYELKRDAIPNVVLNKLYKYTSLQSSFSINNICLVDGRPRLLNLREMITEFVKFRHEVVVRRTKYDLRKAEERAHILEGLIIASDNIDEVIAIIRSSKSPEEARERLMERFALSDLQSRAIVEMRLRQLTGLEQDKLRAEYADLMALITDLKDILAREERRMQIIKDELIDIRTKYGDARRSRIEYSASEMKIEDLIPDEEVVITISHAGYIKRTNLDEFKVQSRGGMGSKGSTTRDKDFLEHLFVATNHNYLLIFTEKGRCFWMRVFEVPEGNKTAKGRAIQNLLNIEQDDKIKAYVKVKDLTDKEYVQNNFIVMCTKEGIIKKTSLEAYSRPRANGINAITIRENDELLEARLTDGTNEMVLATKAGRAIRFNEAKVRPMGRNASGVRAVTLQNDTDEVVGMICVKDNTETIMVVSEKGYGKRSFLNDPEDGEPVYRITNRGGKGVKTINITDKTGPLLAIKTVADEDDLMIITKAGVTIRMHIDGIRVMGRAAQGVRLINLKGTAAIAAVARVPRSDEEEEFEGEDGIIVAGPVEEISDDSTEPDDSTEDTTETNSED, from the coding sequence ATGGCAGATGGAGAAAAGATAATCCAGATTAACATCGAAGATGAAATGAAATCGGCGTACATCGATTATTCGATGTCAGTGATTGTATCCCGCGCACTTCCAGATGTACGCGATGGATTTAAACCAGTACACCGCCGTGTATTATATGGTATGCAAGATTTGGGAGTTTATTCCAATCGACCATACAAAAAGTCAGCACGTATTGTTGGTGAAGTACTTGGTAAATATCACCCGCACGGTGATAGCTCGGTTTACGACACCATGGTTCGTATGGCACAATCGTGGTCTTTGCGTTACCCTTTAGTAGACGGACAAGGAAACTTTGGTTCAGTAGATGGTGATAGTCCAGCAGCAATGCGTTATACGGAAGCTCGTTTGCGTAAGATTGCTGAAGAAATGTTGGATGACTTGGAGAAAGAAACAGTTGATTTCGCTCCAAACTTTGATGACTCTTTACAAGAACCTACCGTATTGCCTTCCAAAATTCCTAATTTATTAGTGAATGGAGCAAGCGGTATTGCGGTTGGTATGGCAACCAACATGGCTCCACATAATTTGGGAGAAGTGGTTGATGCAATTATTGGATACGTTGATAATAAAGACATTGAAGATGAAGAGTTGTTACAATTCGTAAAGGCTCCCGATTTTCCAACTGGAGGTATTATCTATGGTGTTGATGGTGCTCGCGATGCATTGTTGACTGGTCGTGGTCGTATTGTAATCCGCGCAAAAGCTGAAATTGAAGAGTCAGGAGGAAGAGAACAAATCATCGTAACAGAGATTCCTTACCAAGTGAATAAAGCAGATATGATTAAAAAAACTGCTGATTTGGTAAATGACAAAAAAATTGAAGGTATTTCTGACATTCGCGATGAATCTGACAGAAATGGTATGCGTATCGTTTATGAATTAAAACGCGATGCAATTCCAAACGTTGTCTTAAATAAATTATACAAATACACATCTCTACAAAGCTCGTTCTCGATTAACAACATTTGTTTAGTTGATGGAAGGCCCCGCTTGTTGAACTTACGAGAAATGATTACTGAATTTGTGAAATTCAGACATGAGGTTGTGGTTCGTAGAACAAAATATGATTTACGCAAAGCTGAAGAACGTGCACATATCTTAGAAGGATTAATCATTGCTTCAGATAATATTGATGAAGTAATTGCAATTATTCGTTCATCGAAAAGTCCAGAAGAAGCCCGTGAGCGTTTGATGGAGCGTTTTGCACTTTCTGATCTTCAATCTCGTGCCATTGTTGAAATGCGTCTGCGTCAATTAACTGGACTAGAGCAAGATAAATTACGTGCAGAGTATGCTGATTTGATGGCTTTAATTACAGATTTGAAAGACATTTTGGCACGTGAAGAACGCAGAATGCAAATCATCAAAGACGAATTGATTGATATTCGCACAAAATATGGTGATGCACGTCGTTCTAGAATAGAATATTCAGCTTCAGAAATGAAAATTGAAGATTTAATTCCAGATGAAGAAGTTGTTATTACCATTTCTCATGCAGGATATATTAAGCGTACAAACTTAGATGAATTCAAGGTTCAAAGTCGCGGTGGAATGGGATCGAAAGGTTCTACGACACGTGATAAAGATTTCTTGGAGCATTTATTTGTTGCAACGAATCACAATTATTTATTGATTTTCACCGAGAAAGGACGTTGTTTCTGGATGCGTGTGTTTGAAGTTCCAGAAGGAAACAAAACTGCAAAAGGAAGAGCCATCCAAAACTTGTTGAACATTGAGCAAGATGACAAGATCAAAGCGTATGTGAAGGTCAAAGATTTGACAGACAAAGAATACGTTCAGAATAACTTCATCGTGATGTGTACTAAAGAAGGTATCATTAAGAAAACTTCTTTAGAAGCTTATTCTCGTCCAAGAGCAAATGGTATCAATGCGATTACTATTCGTGAGAATGACGAATTATTAGAAGCAAGATTGACTGATGGAACGAATGAAATGGTATTAGCTACGAAAGCTGGTCGTGCAATTCGATTCAATGAAGCAAAAGTTCGTCCAATGGGAAGAAATGCTTCAGGTGTTCGTGCAGTAACTTTGCAAAATGATACGGACGAAGTAGTTGGAATGATTTGCGTGAAAGATAACACAGAAACAATCATGGTTGTTTCAGAGAAAGGTTATGGAAAACGTTCGTTCTTAAATGATCCAGAAGATGGAGAGCCTGTTTACAGAATCACCAATCGCGGAGGAAAAGGTGTCAAAACGATAAACATCACTGATAAAACAGGACCGCTTTTAGCAATTAAAACAGTTGCAGATGAAGATGATTTGATGATTATCACAAAAGCTGGTGTAACAATTCGTATGCACATTGATGGTATTCGCGTGATGGGAAGAGCAGCTCAAGGTGTTCGTTTGATAAATCTAAAAGGAACTGCAGCAATTGCAGCTGTAGCAAGAGTTCCACGTTCGGATGAAGAAGAAGAATTCGAAGGTGAAGATGGAATAATTGTTGCTGGACCAGTAGAAGAAATATCAGATGATTCAACGGAACCAGATGATTCTACAGAAGACACAACTGAAACAAATTCGGAAGATTAA
- a CDS encoding dihydrolipoyl dehydrogenase family protein has protein sequence MEKFDLIVIGGGPAGYAAAMRGIDFGKRVCLIEKDRVGGAGVYNGALSSKTLWEISQKVASVNDTIGGKGREKFYLSWDDVMATVDEAVFERKFQYSCHLKLLQTETMNKLLTYERGTASFLNPHEIEIHQNGEKTVVYGENIIVASGSRPRKMKDLNVDEETILTSDGIENLKDYPKSLVIVGAGVIGCEYATIFSNFGKTKVYLIDRQDRILPFEDNDISTIVSENMEEKGVTIHHNAQLERLENIGNEVEYELSYPDGSREVIRVEKALLSIGRIPNIESLKLENAGVLMSKRGQHIGDDDTVTNVPHIYAVGDVSGRIALVNMGEIEARHAVERAFGTIRERLSYDNVCTIMFLQPEVAAVGINEMQCLEQNIPVKVVKIDYSVIARAIAMRKTEGFFKIIVTNDSDMKVLGMRAVGEHASTAIQTIGLIMKLGLPIHVIAELVHPHPSIAEGIQECVRMLLNRSLFKSSVFKDKLACYSLVDGVQTPLERL, from the coding sequence ATGGAAAAATTTGATTTAATTGTTATCGGTGGAGGTCCAGCGGGTTACGCAGCTGCTATGCGCGGAATAGATTTTGGCAAACGTGTTTGTTTAATTGAAAAGGATCGTGTTGGTGGCGCTGGGGTTTATAACGGCGCGTTGTCATCCAAAACTTTGTGGGAAATTTCTCAAAAAGTAGCATCGGTAAATGACACGATTGGCGGAAAAGGACGAGAGAAATTCTACCTTTCTTGGGACGATGTGATGGCTACAGTTGATGAAGCTGTTTTTGAACGAAAATTCCAATATTCTTGCCACTTAAAATTACTTCAAACGGAAACAATGAACAAATTACTTACCTATGAAAGAGGTACAGCAAGTTTTTTGAATCCACATGAAATTGAAATTCATCAAAACGGCGAAAAAACAGTTGTTTATGGAGAAAACATCATCGTTGCAAGTGGAAGTCGGCCGCGAAAAATGAAGGATTTAAACGTAGACGAAGAAACAATCCTTACAAGTGACGGCATTGAAAACCTAAAAGATTACCCCAAAAGTTTGGTAATCGTTGGAGCTGGTGTAATTGGTTGTGAATACGCAACTATTTTCTCTAATTTTGGAAAAACAAAAGTCTATCTAATTGACCGCCAAGACAGAATCCTACCCTTTGAAGACAACGATATCTCAACTATTGTTAGTGAGAATATGGAAGAAAAAGGAGTTACAATCCACCACAATGCTCAATTAGAGCGATTAGAAAATATTGGAAATGAAGTCGAATACGAATTGAGCTATCCAGATGGATCTCGCGAGGTAATTCGTGTGGAAAAAGCACTTTTATCCATTGGCCGTATTCCAAATATTGAGTCCTTAAAACTGGAAAATGCTGGAGTTTTAATGTCTAAACGAGGTCAACATATTGGAGACGACGATACGGTAACCAATGTCCCTCATATTTATGCCGTTGGCGACGTTTCAGGACGAATTGCACTAGTAAATATGGGGGAAATTGAAGCTCGACATGCGGTTGAAAGAGCATTTGGAACAATTCGGGAACGCTTGAGTTATGATAACGTATGTACTATTATGTTCTTACAGCCAGAAGTAGCAGCCGTTGGCATCAATGAAATGCAATGTTTGGAACAAAACATCCCCGTAAAAGTGGTCAAAATTGACTATTCAGTGATTGCACGTGCAATTGCAATGCGAAAAACAGAAGGATTCTTTAAAATAATTGTTACTAATGACAGCGACATGAAAGTTCTCGGTATGCGAGCTGTTGGTGAACATGCGTCTACAGCCATTCAAACGATTGGACTAATCATGAAATTGGGATTACCAATTCATGTAATCGCAGAATTGGTTCACCCTCACCCATCTATTGCTGAAGGAATTCAGGAGTGCGTGCGTATGTTGCTCAATCGCTCTTTGTTTAAATCTTCTGTATTCAAAGACAAATTAGCTTGTTACTCTTTGGTAGACGGAGTTCAAACACCACTGGAACGCCTGTAA
- a CDS encoding bifunctional 5,10-methylenetetrahydrofolate dehydrogenase/5,10-methenyltetrahydrofolate cyclohydrolase → MQILNGKETAEIIRKELAIQVKERKDAGRKIPHLAAILVGNDGGSVTYVNNKLKSCEEIGFESTLIRYDDSITEETLLKKIQSLNEDKSIDGFIVQLPLPAHIDEMKVTLTIDPKKDVDGFHPINVGNMMLNLPGFVPATPAGIVELMRRYNIETSGKNCVVVGRSNIVGTPLSLLLGKNTDPGNCTVTLAHSKSENIKEICLNADILVAAVGIPGFITADMVKEGAVVIDVGTTRIEDPSRERGWRLAGDVDFKEVAPKTSAITPVPGGVGPMTIASLMINTLKAMELKGK, encoded by the coding sequence ATGCAGATACTGAACGGTAAAGAAACGGCTGAAATAATTAGAAAAGAACTAGCTATTCAAGTAAAAGAACGTAAAGATGCAGGTCGAAAAATTCCACATTTAGCGGCTATTTTAGTTGGAAACGATGGAGGTTCAGTTACTTATGTCAATAATAAATTGAAGTCATGCGAAGAGATTGGATTTGAAAGTACTTTAATCCGATATGATGATTCGATTACGGAAGAAACTCTTTTAAAGAAGATTCAATCGTTGAATGAAGATAAAAGTATCGATGGATTTATCGTTCAACTTCCGCTTCCAGCGCATATTGATGAAATGAAGGTGACATTGACGATCGATCCTAAAAAAGATGTGGATGGTTTTCATCCAATCAACGTTGGAAATATGATGTTGAATTTGCCAGGATTTGTTCCCGCAACACCAGCTGGAATTGTAGAATTGATGCGTAGATATAACATCGAAACTTCTGGAAAAAATTGTGTGGTTGTTGGAAGAAGCAATATAGTTGGAACTCCTTTGAGCTTACTTTTAGGGAAGAATACTGATCCTGGAAATTGCACTGTGACACTTGCTCACTCAAAATCTGAAAACATTAAGGAGATTTGTTTGAATGCTGATATTTTGGTTGCGGCAGTTGGAATTCCTGGATTCATCACCGCAGATATGGTGAAAGAAGGAGCTGTTGTTATTGATGTTGGTACAACACGTATCGAAGATCCTTCTAGAGAAAGAGGATGGAGATTGGCTGGTGATGTAGATTTCAAAGAGGTTGCGCCTAAAACATCTGCAATAACACCAGTTCCTGGTGGAGTAGGTCCAATGACGATTGCTTCATTGATGATTAATACATTGAAAGCAATGGAATTGAAAGGAAAGTAA
- a CDS encoding YkgJ family cysteine cluster protein, producing the protein MNLKELTDYGKAEKEFYLKWIKKAKKTNNRTLDEQFHKSHNEAFRKIDCLVCANCCKTTSPIFRDVDIKRLSKRVRLTESKFIDAYLKIDEDQDYVLQSSPCTFLGADNYCSVYEDRPLACREYPHTDRKNMYQILDLTRKNMEVCPAVSFIVKEISKKI; encoded by the coding sequence ATGAATTTGAAAGAATTGACCGATTATGGAAAGGCCGAAAAGGAATTCTACCTGAAATGGATTAAGAAGGCAAAAAAAACAAATAATCGAACATTGGATGAGCAGTTTCATAAATCACACAATGAAGCATTCCGAAAAATTGATTGCTTGGTTTGCGCGAACTGTTGTAAAACAACCAGTCCAATCTTTAGAGATGTGGATATAAAACGACTTTCAAAAAGAGTGCGTTTAACCGAAAGTAAATTCATTGATGCTTATTTGAAAATTGACGAAGATCAAGATTATGTACTTCAATCCTCTCCTTGTACTTTCTTAGGTGCTGATAATTACTGCTCTGTATACGAAGACCGACCGCTTGCTTGCAGAGAATATCCGCATACAGATCGCAAGAATATGTATCAGATTTTAGATCTTACAAGAAAGAATATGGAAGTCTGTCCAGCAGTGAGTTTCATCGTAAAAGAAATATCGAAAAAAATATAA